A region of the Candidatus Zixiibacteriota bacterium genome:
TTTTGAGTCAGTATGGCGGACAGGGAATTGAAGTCTTTTCTGCGGGACTCAAACCAAAAGGGGTCAATCCCCTCGCTATCACTGCCATGGATGAAATCGGGATTGATATTTCTAAACACACATCGGACCATTTGAGCAAATATAATGGCCAGAAATTTGACTACCTGATTACTGTCTGCGACAATGCCGCTGAAAATTGCCCTGTTTTTGCGGGCGAAGGCACATGTATGCACTGGCCCTTTGATGATCCCGCAAATGAAGCAGGGAGCGAGGCGGAGATTATGGGTGTGTTTCGGCGGGTGAGAGATGAGATAGGGGAGCGTGTGAAGAAGTGGGTTGTGGAGAGTTCAGTTTGACAAGGTCTCGTGCGAACATGATTTGACTCTGCCAAATGTGTCATTGAGCGTGTGATGAACCGCCGCACTAATTATCCCCGGAAAGTGCTTGACAACCCGTGCGTAATTGACTTGGTTTTACTACATCTCCAGAGG
Encoded here:
- a CDS encoding arsenate reductase ArsC, yielding MKQESKMRILVLCTGNSCRSQMAEGFLSQYGGQGIEVFSAGLKPKGVNPLAITAMDEIGIDISKHTSDHLSKYNGQKFDYLITVCDNAAENCPVFAGEGTCMHWPFDDPANEAGSEAEIMGVFRRVRDEIGERVKKWVVESSV